Proteins encoded by one window of Lates calcarifer isolate ASB-BC8 linkage group LG5, TLL_Latcal_v3, whole genome shotgun sequence:
- the scoca gene encoding short coiled-coil protein A isoform X3, producing MNCDIDGDMENQVEMEEKTRLINQVLELQHTLEDLSARVDAVKEENLKLKSENQVLGQYIENLMSASSVFQTTDTKSKRK from the exons ATGAACTGCGACATAGATG GAGACATGGAGAACcaggtggagatggaggagaagacaaGGTTAATAAATCAGGTTCTGGAGCTTCAGCACACACTGGAAG ACCTGTCAGCGCGAGTGGATGCAGTCAAGGAGGAGAACCTGAAGTTAAAGTCGGAGAACCAGGTCCTTGGTCAGTACATTGAGAACCTCATGTCGGCCTCCAGCGTCTTCCAGACTACCGACACTAAAAGCAAACGGAAGTGA
- the scoca gene encoding short coiled-coil protein A isoform X2, with translation METELDEDDGTFTNISLVDDTVDSESAVLYTKQENELSIMNCDIDDMENQVEMEEKTRLINQVLELQHTLEDLSARVDAVKEENLKLKSENQVLGQYIENLMSASSVFQTTDTKSKRK, from the exons ATGGAGACTGAATTGGACGAGGATGATGGAACATTCACCAACATCTCTCTGGTAGATGACACAG tggacaGTGAATCTGCAGTCCTGTATACTAAACAGGAGAACGAGCTTTCCATCATGAACTGCGACATAGATG ACATGGAGAACcaggtggagatggaggagaagacaaGGTTAATAAATCAGGTTCTGGAGCTTCAGCACACACTGGAAG ACCTGTCAGCGCGAGTGGATGCAGTCAAGGAGGAGAACCTGAAGTTAAAGTCGGAGAACCAGGTCCTTGGTCAGTACATTGAGAACCTCATGTCGGCCTCCAGCGTCTTCCAGACTACCGACACTAAAAGCAAACGGAAGTGA
- the exosc9 gene encoding exosome complex component RRP45, producing the protein MKDTPLANCERDFLLKAIEEKKRLDGRQTYDYRKIKITFGTDYGCCFVDLGRTRVMAQVSCELVAPKENRPNEGIMFFNIELSPMASPAFEQGRQSELSVKLNRQLERCLRNSKCIDTESLCVVSGEKVWQIRVDVHMLNHDGNLMDAASIAAITALCHFRRPDVAIQGDEVTVFSPEERDPIPLSIYHMPISVSFSFFQQGTYLLVDPCEREERVMDGLLMIAMNKHREICSIQSSGGIMLLKDQVMRCSKIASVKVSEITELIGKALENDKKARKAGGRCGFAESIPQERITALKMEESPVEMMDVTERANDIVQKAEAPPQTVPSPVVPVPGVGQVGQGLQNTWGLEDDDEEEEEEEENGNRGEEQEGKASKMEKYEKEESRGGDVVEISDSEEEEVVILHPETSDKAPVNTGSRSSSHQKGAAKSKKK; encoded by the exons ATGAAGGATACACCTCTTGCCAACTGTGAGCGGGATTTCCTGCTTAAAGCCATCGAGGAGAAAAAG CGGCTGGATGGACGGCAGACCTATGACTACAGAAAGATAAAGATCACGTTTGGCACGGACTATGGATGCTGCTTTGTCGACCTGGGGAGAACCAG GGTCATGGCTCAGGTGTCCTGTGAGCTGGTGGCTCCTAAAGAGAATCGACCAAACGAGGGAATCATGTTCTTTAACATCGAACTGTCGCCCATGGCCTCACCAGCATTCGAACAGGGCAG ACAGTCTGAGTTATCAGTGAAGCTAAACAGACAGCTGGAGAGATGCCTGAGGAACTCCAAGTGCATTGATACAGAGTCCCTGTGTGTGGTGTCTGGAGaaaag gTGTGGCAGATCAGAGTGGATGTCCACATGTTGAATCATGATGGGAACCTGATGGATGCTGCCAGCATCGCCGCCATCACTGCTCTGTGCCACTTCAGACGCCCTGACGTCGCCATCCAGGGAGATGAAGTCACAGTG TTCAGTCCAGAGGAGAGAGACCCTATTCCTCTAAGTATCTACCACATGCCCATCAGTGTCAGCTTCTCCTTCTTCCAGCAAGG AACATATCTGCTAGTGGACCCCTGTGAGCGGGAGGAGCGGGTGATGGATGGCTTGCTGATGATTGCtatgaacaaacacagagaaatctgtTCCATCCAGTCCAGCGGGGGCATCATGCTGCTTAAGGACCAG GTCATGAGATGCAGTAAGATTGCCAGTGTCAAAGTGTCTGAAATCACAGAACTCATCGGCAAAGCCCTGGAAAATGACAAGAAAGCCAG gAAGGCAGGCGGTAGGTGTGGTTTTGCAGAGTCTATTCCTCAGGAGCGAATCACAGCTCTGAAAATGGAGGAGTCTCCAGTGGAGATGATGGATGTAACAGAAAGAGCCAATGACATTGTCCAGAAAGCAGAGGCCCCACCTCAGAC GGTACCATCCCCAGTGGTGCCTGTTCCAGGTGTGGGTCAGGTGGGTCAGGGGCTGCAAAACACCTGGGGCCTGGAGGATGATGacgaagaggaagaagaggaggaggaaaatggcaACAGAGGTGAAGAACAGGAGGGGAAAGCATCAAAGATGGAAAAGTATGAAaaggaagagagcagaggag gagatgtggttgaaatatcagacagtgaagaggaggaagtggtcATACTTCATCCAGAGACATCAGACAAAGCTCCTGT aaaTACAGGATCCAGATCCAGTTCACACCAGAAGGGGGCAGCAAAATCcaagaaaaaatga
- the clgn gene encoding calmegin: protein MKLDRGWMWCVLLLSSLAVATVVAQEKPSEADIADVDDDMGLDEEELKVLMAQEETEEEATVMDEDQSDETDGKGTESGKAGKAEMDANVSFQITYVTPVPTGDVYFAETFDDGLLGRWQLSKTVKGDTDDDIAKYDGKWAVEQLKENKVPGDQGLVLKSRAKHHAIAAMLDKPFVFQDEPLVIQYEVNFQDGIDCGGAYIKLLSDTGDLSLEQFHDRTPYTIMFGPDKCGEDYKLHFIFRHQNPLNKDMEEKHAKRADVDLKKFYTDKKTHLYTLVLNPDNSYEMFIDQSSVSRGNLLHDVVPPVNPPKEMDDPNDSKPEDWDERAKIPDPEAVKPDDWDEDAPAKIEDPDALKPEGWLDDEPEFVSDPNAEKPEDWDEEMDGEWEAPQIPNPACETAPGCGEWKRPMINNPQYKGKWKAPLVDNPNYQGVWKPRKIDNPDYFEDLQPFRMTPFKALGLELWSMTSDIYFDNFIITSHKEVADRWASDSWGLKKLVASANEPGIFAQLMMAAEERPWLWVIYILTVGLPIGLAVLFCWPKKSEDDYVYKKVDVPRADVEEEEEEEEEEEEAAAEEEDKAAETTEGAAAAATEEAEEEEEDGADVGGDNLEGDDDDDDEEEEEEEEEGEDESKAPERTLEDEPKEGGDVGEESHKQAVRKRRVRKD, encoded by the exons ATGAAGTTGGACAGGGGTTGGATGTGGTGCGTGCTGCTCCTGTCCTCCCTGGCTGTGGCCACCGTGGTGGCCCAGGAGAAGCCGTCGGAGGCTGATATTGCAGATGTGGATGACGATATGGGCTTGGATGAGGAGGAATTAAAGGTTCTCATGGCacaagaggagacagaggaggaggcaacAGTGATGGATGAAGATCAGTCTGACGAGACAGATGGCAAAGGCACAGAAAGTGGGAAGGCTGGCAAGGCTGAAATGGATGCAAATGTCTCCTTCCAG ATAACATACGTGACTCCCGTTCCCACTGGAGATGTGTACTTTGCAGAGACATTCGATGATGGATTGCTGGGCAG ATGGCAGTTGTCAAAGACAGTGAAGGGGGACACAGATGATGACATCGCCAAATACGACG GGAAGTGGGCTGTAGAGCAGCTGAAGGAGAACAAGGTTCCAGGAGACCAGGGCCTGGTGCTTAAGTCCCGGGCCAAACACCATGCCATCGCTGCAATGCTGGACAAACCCTTTGTCTTCCAGGATGAGCCCCTGGTCATACA GTATGAGGTGAATTTCCAGGATGGTATCGACTGTGGTGGAGCATACATCAAACTGCTTTCAGACACTGGAGATCTCAGTCTG GAGCAGTTCCACGATCGCACACCCTACACCATCATGTTTGGACCGGACAAATGTGGTGAGGACTACAAGCTGCACTTCATCTTCCGCCACCAGAATCCTCTTAACAAAGACATGGAGGAGAAGCATGCAAAGAGGGCCGATGTCGACCTCAAAAAGTTCTACACTGACAAGAAGACTCACCTCTACACACTGG TCCTGAACCCAGACAACAGCTACGAAATGTTCATTGATCAGTCCAGCGTGAGCCGTGGGAACCTGCTCCACGACGTGGTTCCTCCAGTCAACCCTCCCAAAGAGATGGATGACCCAAATGACTCCAAGCCTGAGGACTGGGATGAGAGGGCCAAGATCCCCGACCCAGAGGCCGTCAAGCCCGATGACTG ggatGAAGATGCTCCTGCTAAGATTGAGGACCCTGACGCTTTGAAGCCCGAGGGCTGGCTGGATGATGAACCAGAATTTGTCTCCGACCCTAATGCTGAGAAACCAGAAGACTG GGATgaggagatggatggagagtGGGAAGCACCACAGATTCCTAACCCAGCCTGTGAGACGGCCCCTGGCTGTGGGGAGTGGAAGCGCCCTATGATCAACAACCCTCAGTACAAGGGCAAGTGGAAAGCTCCGCTGGTGGACAACCCCAACTATCAA GGAGTCTGGAAGCCGCGTAAGATCGATAACCCGGACTATTTTGAGGACCTGCAGCCATTCAGGATGACCCCATTCAAGGCTCTGGGCTTGGAGTTGTGGTCCATGACCTCAGATATCTACTTTGACAACTTCATTATCACCTCTCACAAGGAGGTGGCAGACCGCTGGGCCTCTGACAGCTGGGGGCTGAAGAAACTGGTGGCCAGTGCCAATGAG CCGGGGATTTTTGCTCAGCTGATGATGGCTGCAGAAGAGCGACCGTGGCTCTGGGTAATCTACATACTGACAGTAGGCCTCCCTATTGGACTGGCTGTGCTCTTCTGCTGGCCAAAG AAATCAGAAGATGACTACGTGTACAAGAAGGTGGATGTGCCCCGAGCTGatgtagaagaggaggaggaagaggaggaggaagaagaagaggcagcagcagaagaggaagacaaagcAGCTGAGACTACAGAgggagcagcagctgcag CCACAGAGgaagctgaggaagaggaggaggacggtgCTGATGTAGGAGGGGACAATCTAGAGGgggatgatgatgacgatgatgaggaggaggaggaggaggaggaagaaggagaagacgAAAGCAAAGCTCCAGAGAGAACATTAGAAGATGAG CCCAAGGAGGGAGGAGACGTTGGCGAAGAGAGCCACAAACAAGCTGTGAGAAAGAGGAGGGTACGGAAAGACTGA
- the scoca gene encoding short coiled-coil protein A isoform X1 gives METELDEDDGTFTNISLVDDTVDSESAVLYTKQENELSIMNCDIDGDMENQVEMEEKTRLINQVLELQHTLEDLSARVDAVKEENLKLKSENQVLGQYIENLMSASSVFQTTDTKSKRK, from the exons ATGGAGACTGAATTGGACGAGGATGATGGAACATTCACCAACATCTCTCTGGTAGATGACACAG tggacaGTGAATCTGCAGTCCTGTATACTAAACAGGAGAACGAGCTTTCCATCATGAACTGCGACATAGATG GAGACATGGAGAACcaggtggagatggaggagaagacaaGGTTAATAAATCAGGTTCTGGAGCTTCAGCACACACTGGAAG ACCTGTCAGCGCGAGTGGATGCAGTCAAGGAGGAGAACCTGAAGTTAAAGTCGGAGAACCAGGTCCTTGGTCAGTACATTGAGAACCTCATGTCGGCCTCCAGCGTCTTCCAGACTACCGACACTAAAAGCAAACGGAAGTGA